TGGAGGTTGAACTAAGGAACAGCTTTCTTGTTCCCAAGCGTACGTAATAGCCCCCAAATATCGACTAACCAACCAGCAAACCGCTACCAAAGGTTACTTTAACTGACAGTTTATCATTGTTTGGTGTTCGATCGTTTGTTGATCTTTGGAATGACGATGGAAAACATGGGTGATATCCCGGATCAACAAATTAATGATTCGACAGTCGCTACCCCAGTCAGTACTGGATTGAAGATTGAACCCGAAGGTAGTGCTGACATCGGTGCCGATAGTACAAGTCAACTAGCAGTTACTACTCATTCGGATACCGACTACCAACAAGTGAACAGTGTAGATGCAGTGTCAAGTCCGGAAGCTGAACAACTTGAACCAAGCATTGATGAAATAAACCGAAGCACTAATGCTATAGCCGTAACAGTAGCAAGCATGATTGATAGTACTGAGTACAGATCCCAAATGGGAGAAATGACTTATCAGACTCTTAATGGTAGGATGAGTCCATCATATAGTCCAAACAGTTATGCGACTCTGACTCCGCTGCAGCCTCTGCCTCCAATTTCTACAGTGTcggacaaatttaaccaaattcagACTACATGTGGAAATGGATTTACTTTGATGAACAATGGACTTGGAACCGTTATGGATATTAACGCTATGAACACTTACCGTTATGATCCGAAAATGATGAGTATGAATTTAAGTCCTGCCAGTATGGCTAGTATGGGGAATACTACAATGAACATGATGACAACAAATGGATATAATCAGGCAATGTCTCCGTACAGTTACAGTGTAAATGTTAGTGTTAGTCAAAACGGACTTCCATCCCCTAAATCGGAACATAGATCACCAGTTTTATCACCGAACACATTAGCTTCATATGATTATCGCAATCTTGGTGCCCAACCGGCACGATTACATTCCCCGAATCCAATGATGTCCTCAGTGAATGGATTGCATGTCAATTCAACAGTGACACCTGATGCATCCCCACACAGTCATAGTGGTAGTCCGCAACGTGAAAGATCTCTGGGTCCAATGGACACGCAAAGCAATAAACAACAAGAACTTGAAGAAATAAATACTAAAGAATTAGCACAAAGAATTAGCAGCGAATTGAAGAGATATAGTATTCCACAAGCTGTATTTGCACAAAGAGTTTTATGTCGAAGTCAAGGGACATTAAGTGATCTTCTACGAAATCCCAAGCCTTGGAGCAAACTGAAATCAGGAAGAGAGACATTCCGAAGAATGTGGAAATGGTTGCAGGAACCAGAATTTCAGCGCATGTCGGCTCTAAGATTGGCAGGTAACATTTGGTTTTTATCCCCTCCAACGGAAATTTCGTCATAGATGGCTTTCAGTGGTGAATTTGCTATTTTTTGCATTTGCcctttattacatatatttaatttctgtgTTGTGTTTAATTTCACTGTCTTAGTTGTTTCTTTTTGCAGCCACGTGTAGTTTAATAGTAACATTATAGTATATTGACTAAAGTATTGAATATTTGAAAGTGTAGCTTTCATTGATAAAACTATTTTAGATATGAGGCCCTGATAAACAATCGACTTCTTTATTGCTACAAATATTGACTATTGATGTCCCATAAATACGATGAAAAATAGTCAgtacattttttttcagaaaatatttgggaatttaaaaaaattacttataatgttgattttaacaattttctttgtctacttaatttaaattaaaacaagaagcTTAGCCTTCTGGCACACTTGGCAAATTTAATTGAATTGATATGTCAAATGCTCATTAGTTAGTAGAGATGTATTATTCATAACTCGACAGCAAATTTCTTTGTCATTCACTCACACTGGTAGCAGTGGCACACACATGCAATATTATATTCTATTGTTCCCAAACTAATGTGTTTGTATTGAGATATATGTGTTAATACCTCTGTATTTAGTTAATTACGCTTGAGAGGTGGTCACCTGTCGGAGAACAATAGACCAGAATGTACTTAACATCTGTTTTTGGTGTAGCCTTGTGGCACCTTTTTGTCAAACATCAAAGAAATATTTACCTGGATAAATtcactgaacaaaaaaaaaacttgaaattataaaaaaaaaaacataactgaaTCATATGAAGTAAAGAAGGTTTTTAAAAAGTTCTAATTGTATGTAATTTGAATTGTCAGCTTTTTATTGAAAATAGAGTTCTAGTAGTTCCCTAACTCAAATTTCATGTGTATTTCTATTGCTCTTTcattttgataaaagaaaaatgtacatgtacatataatctaaatatttgtcctatttaaatgtttgaaatcatACAAAGCACAACAGTTTTTAGATAAGAAGGTACAATTTATAACCAAGCTAATACATTGCATGAATTGTCAAACTATTGTCAAGCAtgtcaaacatgtacatgtattttgcactttctttataAACAGGAAGCAAGTCTTGAAGGTTGttcatacatatacatgtactggAAATTGAAAACAGAACATTTTAACTTTCTCCATTTACTTTACTTAAGCTTTAGAATTTGCAGTAAATTTAAGTATTTGTTAACTCTTGCAAGTACATTATCATTGTTGtcatacacatacatgtactttattttctaaattgATCAAATTCACAAGATCGACCAGCCTCTTTAAAAGCCTTTTGGTAAAAAGCATAGATTGTCTATGTTTTGCAGAAAATGTCTTATCTGTTCTTTGTGAAATTTGatcttatatacatgtacatgtaatttaccAGGTTAACAGTGaactggaaatttaaaactgaatc
Above is a window of Mytilus galloprovincialis chromosome 7, xbMytGall1.hap1.1, whole genome shotgun sequence DNA encoding:
- the LOC143082813 gene encoding one cut domain family member 2-like isoform X2 — its product is MTMENMGDIPDQQINDSTVATPVSTGLKIEPEGSADIGADSTSQLAVTTHSDTDYQQVNSVDAVSSPEAEQLEPSIDEINRSTNAIAVTVASMIDSTEYRSQMGEMTYQTLNGRMSPSYSPNSYATLTPLQPLPPISTVSDKFNQIQTTCGNGFTLMNNGLGTVMDINAMNTYRYDPKMMSMNLSPASMASMGNTTMNMMTTNGYNQAMSPYSYSVNVSVSQNGLPSPKSEHRSPVLSPNTLASYDYRNLGAQPARLHSPNPMMSSVNGLHVNSTVTPDASPHSHSGSPQRERSLGPMDTQSNKQQELEEINTKELAQRISSELKRYSIPQAVFAQRVLCRSQGTLSDLLRNPKPWSKLKSGRETFRRMWKWLQEPEFQRMSALRLAACKRKEQEMSPQDSRGAPKKPRLVFTDIQRRTLHAIFKETKRPSKEMQATIAQQLGLEVTTVANFFMNARRRSIDKWRDDNGNDNREGVIKS
- the LOC143082813 gene encoding one cut domain family member 2-like isoform X1, with the protein product MTMENMGDIPDQQINDSTVATPVSTGLKIEPEGSADIGADSTSQLAVTTHSDTDYQQVNSVDAVSSPEAEQLEPSIDEINRSTNAIAVTVASMIDSTEYRSQMGEMTYQTLNGRMSPSYSPNSYATLTPLQPLPPISTVSDKFNQIQTTCGNGFTLMNNGLGTVMDINAMNTYRYDPKMMSMNLSPASMASMGNTTMNMMTTNGYNQAMSPYSYSVNVSVSQNGLPSPKSEHRSPVLSPNTLASYDYRNLGAQPARLHSPNPMMSSVNGLHVNSTVTPDASPHSHSGSPQRERSLGPMDTQSNKQQELEEINTKELAQRISSELKRYSIPQAVFAQRVLCRSQGTLSDLLRNPKPWSKLKSGRETFRRMWKWLQEPEFQRMSALRLAGKTFGEVSIKKEEGGFGTSLIACKRKEQEMSPQDSRGAPKKPRLVFTDIQRRTLHAIFKETKRPSKEMQATIAQQLGLEVTTVANFFMNARRRSIDKWRDDNGNDNREGVIKS